The window ATCATCGGCAGATTGTTGTCCTTGCATAGACTTACCGCAGTCAGATCCATGACCTTCAGGCCCTGCCGCAGAATCTCCATGTAGGTGATCTCGTCGTATTTCACGGCGTCTTTGAAGAGCACGGGATCGGCGCTGAAAATCCCCTCGACCTTGGTGGCCTTCATCAACACATCCGCCTTGATCTCCATCGCTCGCAGCGAAGCGGCGGTATCCGTCGAAAAGAAGGGATTTCCGATTCCAGCCGCAAAGATCACGACGCGGCCCTTTTCGAGATGCCGCACCGCGCGACGGCGAATGTATGGCTCCGCGATCTGGTCCATGGCGACGGCGGTCATCACCCGGCACTGCACGTCATGCTTCTCGATCGCATCCTGAAG is drawn from Acidicapsa acidisoli and contains these coding sequences:
- the pyrH gene encoding UMP kinase, translating into MYKRIVLKLSGEALAGSRGFGLDAERVIEITNEIVEVRALGVEVAIVVGGGNFFRGVAEQAKEMDRVSADNMGMLSTVINAIALQDAIEKHDVQCRVMTAVAMDQIAEPYIRRRAVRHLEKGRVVIFAAGIGNPFFSTDTAASLRAMEIKADVLMKATKVEGIFSADPVLFKDAVKYDEITYMEILRQGLKVMDLTAVSLCKDNNLPMIIFNMNEPGNIRRVALGEKVGSLVTS